The Thamnophis elegans isolate rThaEle1 chromosome Z, rThaEle1.pri, whole genome shotgun sequence genome contains a region encoding:
- the LOC116521098 gene encoding phospholipase D2-like → MQPGEPDETDTLQPPVAAGQPCSFLMAVYEPRPLHSQTPLFLQEVPIVARVESTERYTCGSKVRPSTVYALQLSHGRFTWSMKKLFRHFQELHRDLMKHRLLLSLLPLPRFVLQGSWPVTSSLELPPLPHGGSEVSRRPSSKQKQLESYLNTLLEMSTYRDYHAMAEFLDVSRLSFLPELGPKGLEGMILKRSGGHRIQGLNCTGHHQVCYRWSKRWLVVKDAFLLYLKPESGVISCVLLFDPAFRVQVGKKPTETKYGVRVDNSCRSLVLKCSSYRQACWWGQQITELAAGKGQQHLQRHRHEGFAPVREETPARWFLNGAGYFAAVADALVAAREEIFITDWWLSPEVYMKRPAQSDEWRLDLILKHKAEQGVRVCVLLFKEVGLALGLNSGYSKRALMLLHPNIKVMRHPDHVSSIVFLWAHHEKLVVVDQAVAFLGGLDLAYGRWDTPEYRLTDLEGGNGRGAKGGAAPAGQEAPVDLATNQLLWLGKDYGNLIAKDWVQLDKPFEDLIDRFQTPRMPWRDVGVAVHGVAARDVARHFIQRWNYTKTIKAKYKGSGYPYLLPKSPHVPPELPFLVPGAQAADVQVLRSVDRWSAGLHECSIYKAYLEVIRSSRHYLYIENQFFISCADGRSVLNTVGDAVVQRILLAHSEKQPFRVYVLLPLLPGFEGDIAQGGSNSIQAILHFTYRTLCRGESSIVSRLQAVMGDGWRDYITFCGLRTHGELQGALLTELVYVHSKMLIADDQRVIIGSANINDRSLLGKRDSELAVLVEDRELVPSVMGGQEYAAGKFALSLRLECFRRLLGVVPEDDDCIRDPISDHFFRDVWSARASANTSIYEEVFRCLPSDAVRSLRALREHVAVGSLASLSPGRARERLGAVRGLLVGFPLEFLAEENLLPPLNCKEGMVPVEVWT, encoded by the exons ATGCAGCCAGGAGAACCTGATGAGACTGACACCCTCCAACCCCCAGTGGCGGCAG gTCAGCCATGCTCTTTCCTCATGGCGGTCTACGAGCCCAGGCCCCTGCACTCCCAGACCCCGCTTTTCCTGCAGGAGGTGCCCATCGTGGCACGGGTGGAAAGCACGGAGAGATACACTTGCGGCTCCAAG GTGCGGCCCAGCACGGTCTACGCCCTGCAGCTCAGCCACGGGCGCTTCACCTGGAGCATGAAGAAGCTCTTCCGCCACTTCCAGGAGCTCCACAGGGACCTGATGAAGCACCGTCTCCTCCTCAGCCTCCTTCCGCTGCCCCG ATTCGTCCTGCAGGGCTCCTGGCCGGTCACAAGCTCCCTGGAGTTGCCCCCCTTGCCACACGGGGGCAGCGAGGTCTCTCGGCGCCCGTCCAGCAAGCAG AAACAGCTGGAGAGCTACCTGAATACCTTGCTGGAGATGAGCACTTACCGGGACTACCACGCAATG GCGGAGTTCCTGGACGTCAGCCGGCTTTCCTTCCTCCCGGAACTCGGCCCCAAAGGCTT AGAAGGCATGATCCTGAAGCGGTCCGGGGGCCACCGCATCCAGGGCCTGAACTGCACCGGTCATCACCAGGTCTGCTACCGCTGGTCCAAGAG gTGGCTGGTGGTGAAGGACGCCTTCCTGCTCTACCTGAAGCCGGAGTCGGGCGTCATCTCCTGCGTGCTGCTCTTTGACCCGGCCTTTAGGGTCCAAGTGGGCAAGAAACCCACCGAGACCAAGTACGGGGTCCGGGTGGACAACAGCTGCAG GTCCCTGGTCTTGAAGTGCAGCAGCTACCGCCAGGCCTGCTGGTGGGGCCAGCAGATCACGGAACTGGCAGCCGGCAAAGGCCAGCAGCACCTGCAGCGCCACCGCCACGAGGGGTTTGCGCCTGTCCGCGAGGAGACCCCCGCCCGCTG GTTCCTCAACGGAGCCGGGTACTTTGCGGCTGTGGCAGACGCCCTGGTTGCGGCCAGGGAGGAGATCTTCATCACGGATTGGTG GCTCAGCCCCGAAGTCTACATGAAGCGCCCGGCTCAGTCGGACGAGTGGAGGCTGGACCTCATCCTGAAGCACAAAGCG GAGCAGGGGGTCCGTGTGTGCGTGCTGCTCTTCAAGGAGGTGGGGCTGGCCCTCGGCCTCAACAGCGGATACAGCAAAAGGGCTTTGATGCTGTTGCACCCCAACATCAAG GTGATGCGCCATCCGGACCACGTCTCCTCCATCGTCTTCCTCTGGGCTCACCACGAGAAGTTGGTGGTGGTGGACCAGGCTGTGGCTTTCCTGggagggctggatctggcctacgGGCGCTGGGACACCCCGGAGTACCGCCTGACGGACCTGGAGGGTGGGAACGGCCGCGGTGCCAAG GGTGGGGCCGCCCCTGCAGGCCAGGAGGCCCCCGTGGACCTGGCCACAAACCAGCTGCTCTGGCTGGGCAAGGACTACGGCAACCTCATTGCCAAGGACTGGGTGCAGCTGGACAAGCCCTTTGAAG ATTTGATCGACAGGTTCCAGACGCCCCGGATGCCGTGGCGGGACGTGGGGGTGGCCGTTCACGGGGTGGCTGCGCGGGACGTGGCCAGGCACTTTATCCAGCGCTGGAACTACAccaag ACAATCAAGGCCAAGTACAAAGGCTCCGGGTACCCCTACCTGCTGCCCAAGTCCCCCCACGTCCCCCCGGAGCTCCCCTTCCTCGTGCCCGGTGCCCAGGCGGCAGACGTCCAG GTGCTGCGCTCCGTGGACCGCTGGTCGGCCGGCCTCCACGAATGCTCCATCTACAAGGCCTACCTGGAGGTCATCAGGAGCAGCCGGCATTACCTGTACATCGAG AATCAGTTCTTCATCAGCTGCGCAGACGGGCGCTCAGTGCTCAACACCGTCGGAGATGCGGTTGTGCAGCGGATCCTGCTTGCCCACAG TGAGAAGCAGCCGTTCAGGGTCTACGTGCTGCTCCCCCTCCTGCCCGGATTCGAGGGGGACATTGCCCAGGGGGGCAGCAACTCCATCCAGGCCATTCTCCACTTCACCTACCG GACCCTCTGCCGAGGGGAGTCGTCCATCGTTTCCCGCCTCCAGGCAGTCA TGGGGGATGGCTGGAGGGACTACATAACCTTCTGCGGCCTTCGGACCCACGGGGAGCTGCAGGGCGCCCTCCTGACGGAGCTGGTCTACGTCCATAGCAAGATGCTCATTGCGGATGACCAGCGCGTCATCATtg GCTCTGCCAACATCAATGACCGGAGCCTGCTGGGGAAGCGCGACAGCGAGCTGGCCGTGCTGGTGGAAGACCGGGAGCTGGTGCCGTCCGTTATGGGAGGGCAGGAGTACGCGGCAGGGAAGTTCGCGCTCAGCCTGCGCCTGGAGTGCTTCAG GCGCCTCCTGGGGGTCGTTCCAGAGGACGATGACTGCATTCGAGACCCCATCAGCGACCACTTCTTCCGCGACGTCTGGAGCGCCAGAGCTTCGGCCAACACCAGCATTTACGAGGAG GTCTTCCGCTGCCTCCCCTCCGACGCCGTCCGGTCTCTCCGGGCCCTGCGCGAGCACGTGGCGGTGGGCAGCCTGGCCTCGCTCAGCCCCGGGCGGGCGCGGGAGCGGCTGGGGGCGGTGCGGGGTCTGCTGGTGGGCTTCCCGCTGGAGTTCCTGGCCGAGGAGAACCTGCTGCCGCCGCTCAACTGCAAGGAGGGGATGGTCCCCGTCGAGGTCTGGACCTGA